AAAGGTGTTCTTTGTTATTGGTTTCCATAGTACTCTTCTCAACTCTTCTTGGGTCATCAGCTTTGATACTGACCGGTTCATAATGCCGTTCAGTTCAAGAGTAGTCCTGCTGGCTTTAGGTAATCGACTGCGCAGCACAAAGTATACATGCACTGGCTCATTTTTGTAATAGCAGCAACGACAGCTTCGGCACAGTATGGTCCTGGTGGTCAATACGGTCCGGGTGAATCCAACAGCAATGGCAACGGCAACAACAACTATGAAAGCTCGGGCAGCGGGCGAGGTGACCCGTCGCAGTCCTTCATTGATGGCCGACAGAAAATGCTCATCGCGCATGGCGTTCTAGCATCATTGGCATTTGTCCTCCTCTTTCCTACCGGGAGCATTCTTATTCGTCTGGGCTCATCTCGTGGCACATGGCTCATTCACGGCTTGTTTCAGCTCTTCGCATACCTTGTGTACACAGCGGCGGCTGGTATTGGCATTTGGCTGGCTGGTCAAGCACCTGCACAGGTCGGCCTTCTTCACAGCTATCATCCAAGCATCGGGCTGATCTTGTTCACGTTGTTATTTTTCCAGCCTATCATGGGCTATATCCACCATCTGAAGTACAAGAAGCACCAACGCCGTACGTTGTGGTCTTACGGGCATCTTTGGCTTGGACGAATTGCTATTACACTTGGAATGATCAACGGAGGACTTGGTCTTCTCCTTGCGTATGATGCACCTTTGGGATTCGCGCCCAGTCGAGGCCAGGTTATCGCATATGGTATCGTCGCTGGTATCATGTGGCTGCTTTGGGTTACCGCGGCCATTGTTGGGGAGCGGAGAAGGTCGAATGCTGGAACGAAGATCGATGGCGAGTCCTCTCCAGCCAGTTCGTTAGCTCCACACAAAGAGCGCTATGCGTAGGTGCCAACCGTGGGCAGTATAGAGTTTATATCATGCTGACTGTACGATGACAGACACCGCTACAACTGACCCTTTGGATATCCATGTATAGTATAAGCGATGATAGTTATCAGCCCTACGAGCAGTTGATTGAAATAAATATTCGTAATCACATCTGCGCTCTGACATCCTGGTCAGGTCATCATTGTGAAAATCACGGCTGCCGAACATGACGTAGATTTTCTTTCGACTCCCGCAAAATCTCACCCTGCACACTTGCAATTGATATCTTCAGATCAGGCACACAAAAAAGTGGAGAACTGAACGGTGTGTACTCTTATGCATGACTTTTCACACACAGCATGGAGAAGTGGGGGTATTGAGTCTTGGCTTCCTTTTTGGGTAGACATGCCCTCACACCAACACGATGAATGTTCTGACTGCGGTGCGTCAGGAGACATCCCAAGGCCACAAGGGTACTTTTTTTTCTTGTGCACTGAGTTCACCTCAATCTTCGGAAATCATTCATACTAAAAAGACAGTTCGGAATGCGGAAACCTAAGCTGTCCTTGCATGCGCCTGCTGAACATATAATCAGCTTCACGTCCAATGAGGGTCCGTCGGACTCGTTCCTGTGTGGACAGATTTCGTTCAGCAACGTACCGCTACAATGCGACATTCAAGTAACACTTGCAAGAGTCGGGCGACTGAAGCAAGGCAAAGACGTGAACGATAGGGCTGGCTCAAAAAAATTCATACGAGAGCTTGGTTTTATGGGATCGCAAAAAGAGCAGAAATGGGAACAATTCGACTATGACTCTGCAGAAAAACTGAGTGGGTGCTCGATCAGCCCACCACGAACAACGTCTGATACCAAACCCACCAAGTGCGACTTCAGATTACCGGTGCCTTCGTATCATCCTGCAACAGCGGCGCTTCCATCAGTAGAAATATCGTACGCCATCTTTGCAACATGCGATTTGCCAAACGGAAAGACCTTGCGGTGTAGACAAGATCTGGGCGTTATACGTAAGAATGGCAAACCTATACTTTTGGAACCATCTCGCAAAGTCTCGTTCCCAGAATCAACGCTTGTTGTCAGAGCCAGCTTCGACGCACCAATTATGGGCACCAAGAACATTGTCATCCCCACCACACTGCAACTGCACGGCCTAAGCCTCCCCAGCACCAGCTCTATGCGCACCAACGAGACACGCTGGCTTGTCCCCCGTGAGATAAAGTGGGAGTTCGAGGAAACTGCCGTCCTAATCACCGGCTTCCCAGACAGCACCGGTCACGTACCAATGTCGACAGCACAACGTGTACTGAAAAAACGAAGGCTAGCGGCAGGCGCAGAGAAGCTGAAGCTCAAATACCCGTTCATGCGCCCAGGAAACACATTTGTCCGCATGCTACAAGACGACAATGGGATGGAAATCCCTTTCCACATCAGCGCGCCCAAAACCACCCAACTGGGCGACAGCACCGCACTCTCCGTAGCAGGCAGCCACATTCTGCACACCGTGCTGTTGTCAGACCCGTCCGCGGATGCAGAGCTCCCGCAGAAGCGCTTCGCCGTCTACCTCGAGTACAAGCTGCACATGTGGCTGCGCATCGGTGAGGATATCTTCGACGAGGCGTCGGGAGATCTGGTGAACCGCAAAATGGACGAGATGGCCTACACGGTGCTCTGTCCGCTGACGATGCAGCACGCCGTGCCAGCTCAGCAGGGCGCCGGATTGGATGAGGCGCCGCTGCCAGTGGTTCCGCCGCGTTATGATGGCGTGTGGGAACTGCCTCCGCCGGGCTATACGACGTATGGCTGCGCCCTTCGCGGGCCTGTCAGGGAAGCTAGAGGCTCTCCACAGCCTTGAAGCTTCACTGGCATGAATGGTGGAAGTTAAACTTGATTTGATAGGCAGGTTTTCTTCTGAGGCACGTCCGCCACAGCACCACCTTTAGAGGTCATGCCAGCGACTGCGGATCACATGGCGCTGCAAGAGCAGCTTTCCTGGAACGATGGACGAAATGGCGAGTTGGTGTTATCATCGCTTCGTTTTCTGGTGTCTAGAAGCGAAGATGGTGTGCAGAGGGGACGGAGGAAGAGGCAACAGCGTGAAGATGAAGGGAAGTTAGTCGACACAGAGGACTTCGACAAACATGTTGTTCAGCTAATTTTATGGATGAAGAATAATGAAATAAGTCAAACATATAGCTTTATTGCAATATAGGCTAAATACACGTTCCGACATACCGAATGGAAACCCACAGTTCTTAGTTCAACGAGCACAGATCACATCCTCCCGCGCATGATCCTCACACTATGCTTTCCCTCCAACAGGTTTCAGTCCATACCAACCAATAACCGCCATTCCCAAGAACGCACTCAAACAACTGAACACTAGCGCCACAATGCCCCTTGCCGTGAACCCAGCTGGGAGCTCACCAGGACTCTTGGTCTCGCCCGTCAAGTCTAGCAAATCGATCGTGTTTCCCGCTGCGTTGCCAGCCGTGGGCACGTTACCTGCTTTGCACGCGTTCCAGTGGTCCTGCGGAATCTTGCCGGAGAGTTGAGACTGGATGGCGAGAGGCGCTTCGACAAGCGTGATGGCGAGTCCGGAAGCCATGTGCCACTCGAGATGACAGTGCTGTGGTGCATTAGCATCAACACTGCAATGAGTAGGAGGATCTGGGGGAACGTACGAAGAGCCAGATACCCGGGTTGTTGGACTGGAAACGCAGGACGATGTGTCCATTTGGCCTGACAAGTACCGTGTCTCTTCGCATCGGTGTCTGTGCAAAGTTTGTGTGTGTGCTGTTGTTTGCGTCGAAAGCGCCGGCTTCTTCTTCGGAGCGCGCGACGAGTTGGAACGCGTGGCCGTGGAGATGGAAAGGGTGCTTGCCGGGGTCATCGTTGTTGAGGATGATTTCCACGACCTGGTTCTGTGCAAGGACGAACGAGTTTGTGTTGTCTCCGTAGATGAGAGGGTTTGTTGCGTTGGCACCTGTAGAGAGTGTCGTGTATAACGTAGGAACCTTTGGAGCTACGTAGGTGATATCGTTGAAGAAGGCGTAATTGGCTCCATCGTTGAGGTTACCCATTTTCATATCCAGAGTGATCGACTGGTCGACATTGGAGTAGATAGCCTCCTTGTCGTACGGAACAAGTGAAAAGTCGTCAAATTGGGCGTCGAACGAGTCGATCAGCTTAGGTTCAGGTTTTGCCTTGCTGTCATCATACACGAGCCATCCTGTAACGTTGGGGTTCAAACCGTCAGGGACCACGTCGAAAAGATCCTGTGTAGTCATGATTAGAATTGCTGTGCGCCCAAACAAACGGTTGAAGAGCGTACCTCATCCATAGAGCCAACAAAAGCAAAGTTTGAACTCGTATCGTTTTTCGCAGTGACAAGAACACTGTACCTCTGAGCGGCGGCCACGTAGAGCATCTCGGCATCCGTAGGCTCCATGTAGATACCGTCGACTTCTATGACGCGCATAGTGTGGTCCTCAAACCAAACATATTGCGCGGCAAAAGCACCAATGTTTATCATGCGGAACATATAAGTCTTGCCAGGCTCGATCTTAACAGTGAGATTTTGCGTTTCGTTGACGAGTGCAGCCTGAGGTACAGGCTCCGCTCCAGATGGATTTGCGATGCTGATGAACCCTGACATCAGCTTGGGCATCGACTCGTGGTACCAGTCAGAGAAGGTGAGGACAACCTCCTCGTCATACTGGTCCTTGAAGGGATTCTCTGGATCGTGAACAATGAGTGGTCCTCGAAGTCCATCCGGGTACTGTCCGCGCACGTGACTGTGATACCAGTAAGTGCCAGGCTGATCCACTGTGAAGTTGTATGTGAAGGACGAGCCAGGAGGGATAGCGCATTGGTTGACGTCAACTGGGCCGTCCATGTGCGTTGAGCCATTCATGTACAGACCGTGGAAGTGCAGACTCGTGCTCTCATTGCCGAGAGAGTTGTTGACGTTGACGATGACTTGGTCGCCTTTGTTTGCAACGATAGGAGGAATCGGCCACTGTCCATTAATCCCAATGACTGGGCGGTCGTACTGGCCGTCTGGGTTTGCGTGTGTCCATGCTACATCGAAGTCGTATTTGACGGTAGCAGTCCGAGCTGCTGAGATGAGTAGGAGTACCGGGAGGAGGAAGCCTGCGAGAGAGATCGCCATGGTGAGAGAGTAACTCGAGACTGGAGATGTAGAACAGCGACCAGCGACTGACCCTGTCCTCAAGGCCAAAGCAGATTAGATGAAAGAGATAAGATGATGCCTCCACCTGTGACAAGAATCGGTAAGATCAGATAAGGCCGAAATACCGTCGAGAAGAGCCTTCCCTCGCTACACACGAGACCTTAGTCTGTCTGTCTAATCAGCGGGACCGCAGAATTATCAGATCATCTGCAAATCACTCCAGTTCCAGAGCAGCCGTGGAGTGGGGTTTCCTCGCGATTTGCGCACTGGGCTTGCTTGATCAAGATCGGACACTGCAACGGTCACACTACCATGGCCGTCGTCCAGTGTTCCAGCGAATGCCATTCGTTAACTGCACGACACTCCGTTGTAGCGTGGAAAAGGCGCGGTTTTATCGGCCCATCTGATAATCTGGACCTTGATCGCCCCAGGTTGAGGGTAAGCGAACGGCTTATTTGCACCTTAAAGCTGCGCTAGACGGGATAGACCAAGGCTTGATTGGATTTGGCGCTCTTGGCGTGTCCCCGATCGTGAAAGGCGTCTGCCAACGCTGCGGGGATTTGACTGTTCCGCGGTGTCTAAGGCTTCAGGCCTAACTTCAATTCGCTGCAGAAAATGTTCTGCTTAGCGAGGTCGGCGTCAATCGCGTTGGGCAGGACCGCGTGCGGAAGGTGCAACGGTTAGGTCATCCGAGGTCCTTTCTCGTCTCTCGCTCATCAGATTAGATTTCCTCTCCTTCAATTATTCTTTCCTTATCTGATCTTCCTCAGAGCAAAGTAAAAGAAAGCTTGTTGGTAGCATCAAGATGCCAAACGTCTTTGCTGTTCCAGGTACGCTAGCCAGACCCTTCTTTCATGATCGCGCTGAGGCAAGATTCATCATCCGAAGATTCATACTGACCTTGACGGCAGTCTTTTTCATCTGCTTCCGCGAATGCCTGGAATGCAGCATCATTGTCTCTGTGCTATTGGCTTTCTTGAAACAAACACTCGGCCCTGAGCACGATGCTGCAATTCGTAAGAGGCTCGTCCGTCAGGTCTGGGCCGGAGTAGGGCTGGGGGTGCTGATCTGCTTGATCATTTGTGCTGGCGTGATTGGAACATGTTTGTGCCTATTGCCAATCGGGTTGCGATTCAGCTGACAACGTTATAGTCTATACTGCAGGTCGCAACACATTCGATAAAGCCGAGAACATCTGGGAAGGCGTCTTCGCGCTGATTGCCAGTATCATCATCACCATCATGGGAGCTGCACTGCTCCGTGTCAGCAAGTTGCAAGACAAATGGCGCAACAAGATTCGCAAAGTACTGGCAGAAAATGACACAAGCAAGCCAGCGGGTGGCCGCTTTAAGGGATGGTCCGAAAAGTACGCCATGTTCATCCTGCCGTTCATTACCGTTCTTCGAGAAGGTATTGAGGCCGTGCTGTTCATCGCAGGCGTAGGTATTGGTCTTCCTGCGACGTCCATACCTCTTGCAGCCATCTGTGGTCTCGGTGCCGGAGCACTCATCGGCTACCTTATCTACAAGGGCGGCAATAAGACATCTCTCCAGATCTTCCTTGTCATCTCGACCTGCTTCTTGTACCTCGTAGCTGCAGGTCTGTTCTCCAAAGGAGTCTGGAACCTCGAGCAGAATGCCTGGGTCAAGATCGCAGGTGAGGGAGCTGCAGAAGCTGGTGCTGGGCCTGGTAGCTACGACATCAGGAAGAGCGTATGGCACGTCAACGTAAGTCTCCCGGTCCTGCATGTGCACTGAAGAAGCTGCTGACACAGCATTAGTTTGGCTCACCCCTTGAGAATGGCTCCGGTGGTTGGGGCATCTTCAACTCGCTCTTTGGCTGGCAAAACAGTGCCACCTACGGCTCTGTCATCTCGTACAACCTTTACTGGGTCGCCGTCATCGCGGGCTTCGTGTACCTAGGCTGGAAGGAACGCAAGGAGGTCGCTTTCGATGCTGCTGAGGATCTGAGCGAGACGTCCAGCGGCCACGCAGAACTTGCAGGAAAGAAGACCAGCGAAGAGGGGCATGTCGTGGCGTCGAACGTAAGGGAGATCGATGTCTAGGCGATCCAAGTGCTTGGACGAAGCGGTGAAACGATAGAGGAACGAGGCGCAAGCTCAGGCTTTGAAGACGCCTACACATCCTTGGTTACCGAGTGTCTGAAGCATATGAGTTCATTGTCAGGTGTTGGTTATCGTGTGCATATTGTCGTGTTCTATCTTTGCATCTTGCGCAGCCACTCAGCCCCGAAAGTGGATGAGCAGCACTAGCGCCGGAAATAGTGGATCCGTCGAAACATCACAAGATGCTAGGGGAGGGAGGCCTCGACGTCAATGCACCTCACAATCTCCAGAGCTCCACCGATTCGCCTCATCTCCGCACTTCAACGGCAGCGAACAAGACAATATGGGGCTTTGTAGCATGCAGCTAGATCCCAACGGTAGGAAGCAACGTTCTGCTACTTTTTCCCGACCCCCAAAAAGCGGTATTGTGAGCATAAGCTGAGATCGGTCAGCTCAGACACACGGCCCAGCTTAGTCGCCAATACGGGCGGCCAAGTCGTAAGCCGCAAGATGAGCTGTGGCTGTGATGAGAATTGTGCAATGTCAGGTTTATAAGACGAGGGTTTGCTGGTTTCGATTTGGCCCTTCCGTGTTTGACATTTCGCCATCGTCGCTATATCACTCTTCTCCACTTCCTTTTCAGTCGTTCTGTCAACCAACTCCACCGCACCAACTCACACCACCACAATCATGAAGTTCACACTCATTGCCGCGGCCCtcaccgccaccaccgcaGCCGACTTTGTTGTCGTAACCGCTATCCCAACGCCCACCGACCTCTCTCAGCTCCTCAACGTACGTTTCTTCGCCTCAACGCCACTTATGTTTTTTGTACACCTTTTAACGTGCCACAGCTCAAGTCGTATGCCTCGTCTCTCGCCGGTTACGTAACAGCGGAACTGGCGTCCTTCACCGCAGGCGCAAACCCGAGCGCTATTTCAGAGAAAGCCAAGATCCAGAAGGAACTCGCCTCGTTCGCCGCCACGGCCTCGTACTCAATTCCCTCGGGTGTCACTGCGTTGACGGGCCTCGAAACGTTCACGACTGTGCCAGACTGGTACAGCGCCCTCCCCAGCGACGTCAAGAGCTACTACGACAAGAACAACGCCATTGTGGAGAGCATCTTGTTCCAGGCTGTGGGCGTCAACCAGACAGGTACCGCGAGTGGCAGTGCGGGCGCGACGAGGTCCGGGACTGGCGCCACGGCGAGCCAGACTGGCGCGGCCAACAAGGTCGCTGCCATGGGCGCAGGAATGGCAGCAGTGTTCCTGGGTGTTGTTGCTTTGTAGAGGGAGCTGAAAGGCGTAGCGTCAGTACAGACGGCCACCACAACGTGTAGCAGGCCAATTTCGATTGACGGGCTGCTTTCTGGACATTCATTTCTCAAGATACCTTGCACCTTTGTGCACTTGGATCGATCAAATCACAATGCCGTGTATTTCTACGATTTCTCGCTCAGTGCCTCCTCATCCCAATAGTAGCTCCACATATCCATCCTCTGAAAGTCATCAGCGTACCTTCTCCCCACAGTCTCGCCACCCGCTCCCGCGCACACAATCAGCGGCAGGAAATGCTCCGCCCCACCTCTGGGATGCATAGTATAGCTGTTAGGCCAATTCCTCCAGCCCTCAAACTTGGCCCCCCTGCTCTTGGCCTCCCCCGTCATAGCCGCATCGTTCACAGCATTGCTCCACTCCAGGTTCTTCTGCTTGAAGTCGGGCGTCGAGCTCGCACCGGAGAACATGAGACGCAGGTTGTGGAATGTAGCGAACCCGGAGCCGACGATGGCGATGTTCTGGGCGCGCAGCGCGGACAGGGCGCGGCCGATGGCGAAGGACTGCGAGGCAGATTCCGAGGCGAGGACGCTGAGTTGCACAATGGGGATGCGGGCCTTGGGGTCGATGAGCTTCATGGGGACGAAGACGCCGTGGTCCCATCCTGTTTTCCCGTCAGTTTCTGAAGGGGAGGTTTGTTTTTTTGGTTGTGTTGGGTGGAGCATGCTGCGTCGCAAAACGTACCGCGCTGCGCATCTTTTGCGCACTCGATGCCGGCTTCCTTCAGCGCCTTCTCCACCTCGTTCGCCACCTCTGGGCTGCCCGGGGCGTTGTGTGTGAACTTGTACGCCTCGTCGGGGAAGCCGTAGTAGTCGTACAGCAACTCGTGTCTTGGGCCGCTCGAGATGGTGACCTTGTCTGTGGACCAGTGCGCGGTGACGAGGACAATGGCCTTTGGCTGTTCAGACGTGCCCAGCTTGAGGATCTTGGGGACTCTGTTCTGCAGCGACTTTATGATTCCGGCGTGCGAGGGGTCGCCCAGGAGAGGCATGGGTCCGCCGCCGTGGGAGATGGACACTACAGGCGCGAGGCGGGTCATGTTGCCTGCGTACGAGGAAATGGGGAATTGCTGGATGCCTGCGAGAGGGTTGAAGGTTGTGTTCTCTGCGGATGCTGCTGAGGGTCGTTGTACGATGCCGAATGTTGCCAGTGAGAGAAACTTGCGACTCAAGTTCATGTTCCTGAATGCAGATCAAAGTCCGTCTTCAGCTGCTGTGGTCTTAAAAAGGAGGAAGACATGTTGGCTGCTGACAATTGCTATCTACCTCGAAACTGCGACGTGGTGCATGAAATTTAGTCAGGATGAATTACGAACGCGGAAACTCTCCGCAGCAGCGCTCGGATGTCATATCATCCGATCACATAAGCGCGCGACGCATGAATGTACTCCAGCAGCTTCTTCCTACTTGAAACTGCTTACGTGCCTCTCATTCCACAGAGAAATTGGTATAGCAACTCTCACCTACTCCAGCAACAACGCTCGAAAGCGTCTAGCAGAATGCTGGCAAGACTCGAGCAACCAAGAAGATCTGGAGACTCATGTCaggccacggctctgcccCACCATGCCAAGCAACCTCCAAAAGGTATCAGTGCTCACTCAGATAGTGAGCACCTGGacagaacagtacttattgccaTACctggtcagaggtggacacTGCCACATGCCGATGGCTGAGAGTCATTTGCCAGCGTCTGACAACTCACAGGCACTATTAAGCTCACAGCACTTGCGTTATCTCATTCTCATTGCTCCTTGTGCTTGTGGCGGTGCTGCTAACTAATGTAGCGTAGCCGAGCGACTAAATAAgtacttactacttactacTAGATAAATTACCTCTTTGAGGTCTAGAGA
This genomic window from Ascochyta rabiei chromosome 11, complete sequence contains:
- a CDS encoding high-affinity iron permease; this translates as MPNVFAVPVFFICFRECLECSIIVSVLLAFLKQTLGPEHDAAIRKRLVRQVWAGVGLGVLICLIICAGVIGTFYTAGRNTFDKAENIWEGVFALIASIIITIMGAALLRVSKLQDKWRNKIRKVLAENDTSKPAGGRFKGWSEKYAMFILPFITVLREGIEAVLFIAGVGIGLPATSIPLAAICGLGAGALIGYLIYKGGNKTSLQIFLVISTCFLYLVAAGLFSKGVWNLEQNAWVKIAGEGAAEAGAGPGSYDIRKSVWHVNFGSPLENGSGGWGIFNSLFGWQNSATYGSVISYNLYWVAVIAGFVYLGWKERKEVAFDAAEDLSETSSGHAELAGKKTSEEGHVVASNVREIDV